In a single window of the Solea solea chromosome 14, fSolSol10.1, whole genome shotgun sequence genome:
- the jakmip1 gene encoding janus kinase and microtubule-interacting protein 1 isoform X6, which translates to MSSTTPPVAPPLKNLKKGRKPEKSEVMAESVPATNEELRGKIMDVQIELHQERSKLCKLRERLQEQRQARELEQHKHAVALTDLRAKLHEEKLREIGSARESLARQHEVELARAIKIRDTEVQRLQGLVNALRDGAADKLKNALLLEAREEARRAFDGERIKLQQEIQEQKTARKQAEEALANALQADKAKAADLRTAYQQHQDEVHRIKRDCEKDIRRVMDELKAKDRVVCALERELGARAGYAKKLQLQKEALDEQLGQVREAERHNHGSPKREVVPGLGDNNEQLNNQFISSSSSPLPAAQQESEERDMRRFQLKIAELHSVIRKLEDRNALLADERNELLKRVREAESQMKPIFEKNKRLSKKNDDLLQTLQRMEEKLKNLSRENAEMKEKASRPPSQQQSIQPQLKRPTSLTDLSHAHEEQEVEFLKLQVAEQRGIIDELTQERERLVMSKKNRRKPLKLSKRHVVETYFGFDEESIDSETSSLTSYNTDLTDRTPATPEEDLEESISREESELRFRQLTREYQALQRAYALLQEQTGGSLDAEREARTREQLQSELSSCQAKIVDLEKALAERGQDSKWVEEKQFLLRTNQELHEKMWELQQAESRLQAEVQDARDQNELLEFRVLELEVRDCTNIKLSPGGDNNNVGSRRKTYIQ; encoded by the exons ATGTCATCAACCACACCTCCTGTGGCCCCACCCCTTAAGAACCTTAAGAAGGGACGGAAGCCGGAGAAGTCGGAGGTGATGGCCGAGTCGGTGCCAGCCACCAATGAGGAGCTGAGGGGCAAAATCATGGACGTCCAAATCGAGCTGCATCAGGAGCGGAGCAAG CTGTGTAAGCTGCGTGAGCGGCTCCAGGAGCAGCGACAGGCTCGGGAGCTGGAGCAGCACAAACATGCCGTGGCACTCACCGACTTGCGCGCCAAACTCCACGAAGAAAAGCTACGAGAGATAGGGTCAGCGCGCGAGTCCCTGGCACGGCAGCACGAAGTTGAGCTGGCACGGGCCATCAAGATCCGAGATACAGAGGTGCAGAGACTTCAGGGGCTTGTGAACGCCCTGCGAGACGGAGCCGCCGATAAGCTCAAAAACGCTCTTCTCCTGGAAGCTCGGGAGGAGGCCAGGAGGGCGTTTGATGGGGAGAGGATTAAGCTACAGCAGGAG ATCCAGGAACAGAAGACGGCCAGGAAGCAGGCTGAGGAGGCACTGGCAAATGCTCTGCAGGCTGATAAAGCCAAAGCTGCAGATCTGCGCACAGCCTACCAACAGCACCAGGATGAGGTGCATCGCATCAAACGGGACTGTGAGAAAGACATCCGCCGAGTG ATGGATGAGTTGAAGGCGAAGGACCGCGTTGTGTGCGCTCTGGAGAGAGAGCTGGGCGCGCGGGCCGGCTACGCCAAGAAGCTTCAGCTCCAGAAGGAAGCTTTGGATGAGCAGCTGGGCCAGGTACGAGAGGCTGAGAGACACAACCACGGCAGCCCAAAGAGAGAGGTTGTACCTGGGTTAGGGGACAACAATGAGCAGCTCAACAACCAG tttatatcttcctcctcctctcctctgcccgCTGCTCAACAGGAGTCTGAGGAACGTGACATGAGACGGTTCCAGCTGAAGATCGCAGAGCTTCACTCAGTTATCAGGAAGCTGGAGGACAGAAATGCCCTGCTGGCTGATGAGAGGAATGAACTA TTGAAGAGAGTTCGAGAGGCAGAGAGTCAGATGAAGCCGATATTTGAGAAGAACAAGCGGCTGTCGAAGAAGAATGACGACCTTTTGCAGACGCTGCAGCGCATGGAGGAGAAACTGAAGAACCTGAGCCGTGAGAACGCTGAGATG AAGGAAAAAGCCTCTCGGCCGCCCTCACAACAACAGTCCATTCAGCCTCAGCTGAAGCGGCCGACCTCGCTGACGGACTTAAGTCATGCCCATGAAGAACAAGAGGTGGAATTTCTAAAGCTGCAGGTTGCTGAGCAACGTGGCATCATTGACGAGCTCACGCAG gaacgTGAGCGTTTGGTGATGAGCAAAAAGAACCGGAGGAAACCTCTGAAGCTGTCAAAA agGCATGTTGTGGAGACATATTTTGGATTTGATGAGGAGTCCATAGACTCTGAAACCTCGTCTCTCACTTCCTACAACACTGACCTCACTGACCGCACGCCTGCCACACCAGAGGAAGACTTGGaagag AGCATTTCCCGTGAGGAGTCGGAGCTTCGTTTCCGTCAGCTCACCAGAGAATACCAGGCCCTTCAGCGTGCCTACGCCCTGCTGCAGGAGCAGACTGGAGGCTCTCTGGATGCCGAGAGGGAGGCCAGG ACGCGTGAGCAGCTGCAGTCGGAGCTGAGCAGCTGCCAGGCAAAGATCGTTGACTTGGAGAAGGCTTTGGCAGAGCGGGGACAG GACTCAAAGTGGGTGGAGGAGAAGCAGTTCTTGCTCCGAACGAACCAGGAACTTCATGAGAAG atgtggGAATTGCAGCAGGCGGAGTCACGGCTACAGGCCGAGGTTCAGGATGCCCGAGACCAGAATGAGCTGCTGGAATTCAGGGTGCTGGAACTGGAAGTAAGAGACTGTACCAACATCAAACTGTCACCAGGAGGCGACAACAACAATGTCGGCTCCAGACGAAAGACCTACATACAGTGA
- the jakmip1 gene encoding janus kinase and microtubule-interacting protein 1 isoform X4 has protein sequence MSSTTPPVAPPLKNLKKGRKPEKSEVMAESVPATNEELRGKIMDVQIELHQERSKLCKLRERLQEQRQARELEQHKHAVALTDLRAKLHEEKLREIGSARESLARQHEVELARAIKIRDTEVQRLQGLVNALRDGAADKLKNALLLEAREEARRAFDGERIKLQQEIQEQKTARKQAEEALANALQADKAKAADLRTAYQQHQDEVHRIKRDCEKDIRRVMDELKAKDRVVCALERELGARAGYAKKLQLQKEALDEQLGQVREAERHNHGSPKREVVPGLGDNNEQLNNQESEERDMRRFQLKIAELHSVIRKLEDRNALLADERNELLKRVREAESQMKPIFEKNKRLSKKNDDLLQTLQRMEEKLKNLSRENAEMKEKASRPPSQQQSIQPQLKRPTSLTDLSHAHEEQEVEFLKLQVAEQRGIIDELTQERERLVMSKKNRRKPLKLSKRHVVETYFGFDEESIDSETSSLTSYNTDLTDRTPATPEEDLEESISREESELRFRQLTREYQALQRAYALLQEQTGGSLDAEREARTREQLQSELSSCQAKIVDLEKALAERGQDSKWVEEKQFLLRTNQELHEKMWELQQAESRLQAEVQDARDQNELLEFRVLELEERERRSPALNLHMSAFPENSSSALQIYCRQEGVKDVIIPELMKKLDILGDNGNLRNEEQVAVIQAGTVISLCEKWLKQIDNTEAALTQKMIDLENDKEMFSKQKGFLEEELDYRKQGLDQAYMRIEELEATLYSALQQEQPACRAVAESLTERQREELRLAVDKLRRQILRQSRQYDSQILQERMELLQQAQQRIRELEDRIDFQKRQIKDIEEKFLFLFLFFSLAFILWP, from the exons ATGTCATCAACCACACCTCCTGTGGCCCCACCCCTTAAGAACCTTAAGAAGGGACGGAAGCCGGAGAAGTCGGAGGTGATGGCCGAGTCGGTGCCAGCCACCAATGAGGAGCTGAGGGGCAAAATCATGGACGTCCAAATCGAGCTGCATCAGGAGCGGAGCAAG CTGTGTAAGCTGCGTGAGCGGCTCCAGGAGCAGCGACAGGCTCGGGAGCTGGAGCAGCACAAACATGCCGTGGCACTCACCGACTTGCGCGCCAAACTCCACGAAGAAAAGCTACGAGAGATAGGGTCAGCGCGCGAGTCCCTGGCACGGCAGCACGAAGTTGAGCTGGCACGGGCCATCAAGATCCGAGATACAGAGGTGCAGAGACTTCAGGGGCTTGTGAACGCCCTGCGAGACGGAGCCGCCGATAAGCTCAAAAACGCTCTTCTCCTGGAAGCTCGGGAGGAGGCCAGGAGGGCGTTTGATGGGGAGAGGATTAAGCTACAGCAGGAG ATCCAGGAACAGAAGACGGCCAGGAAGCAGGCTGAGGAGGCACTGGCAAATGCTCTGCAGGCTGATAAAGCCAAAGCTGCAGATCTGCGCACAGCCTACCAACAGCACCAGGATGAGGTGCATCGCATCAAACGGGACTGTGAGAAAGACATCCGCCGAGTG ATGGATGAGTTGAAGGCGAAGGACCGCGTTGTGTGCGCTCTGGAGAGAGAGCTGGGCGCGCGGGCCGGCTACGCCAAGAAGCTTCAGCTCCAGAAGGAAGCTTTGGATGAGCAGCTGGGCCAGGTACGAGAGGCTGAGAGACACAACCACGGCAGCCCAAAGAGAGAGGTTGTACCTGGGTTAGGGGACAACAATGAGCAGCTCAACAACCAG GAGTCTGAGGAACGTGACATGAGACGGTTCCAGCTGAAGATCGCAGAGCTTCACTCAGTTATCAGGAAGCTGGAGGACAGAAATGCCCTGCTGGCTGATGAGAGGAATGAACTA TTGAAGAGAGTTCGAGAGGCAGAGAGTCAGATGAAGCCGATATTTGAGAAGAACAAGCGGCTGTCGAAGAAGAATGACGACCTTTTGCAGACGCTGCAGCGCATGGAGGAGAAACTGAAGAACCTGAGCCGTGAGAACGCTGAGATG AAGGAAAAAGCCTCTCGGCCGCCCTCACAACAACAGTCCATTCAGCCTCAGCTGAAGCGGCCGACCTCGCTGACGGACTTAAGTCATGCCCATGAAGAACAAGAGGTGGAATTTCTAAAGCTGCAGGTTGCTGAGCAACGTGGCATCATTGACGAGCTCACGCAG gaacgTGAGCGTTTGGTGATGAGCAAAAAGAACCGGAGGAAACCTCTGAAGCTGTCAAAA agGCATGTTGTGGAGACATATTTTGGATTTGATGAGGAGTCCATAGACTCTGAAACCTCGTCTCTCACTTCCTACAACACTGACCTCACTGACCGCACGCCTGCCACACCAGAGGAAGACTTGGaagag AGCATTTCCCGTGAGGAGTCGGAGCTTCGTTTCCGTCAGCTCACCAGAGAATACCAGGCCCTTCAGCGTGCCTACGCCCTGCTGCAGGAGCAGACTGGAGGCTCTCTGGATGCCGAGAGGGAGGCCAGG ACGCGTGAGCAGCTGCAGTCGGAGCTGAGCAGCTGCCAGGCAAAGATCGTTGACTTGGAGAAGGCTTTGGCAGAGCGGGGACAG GACTCAAAGTGGGTGGAGGAGAAGCAGTTCTTGCTCCGAACGAACCAGGAACTTCATGAGAAG atgtggGAATTGCAGCAGGCGGAGTCACGGCTACAGGCCGAGGTTCAGGATGCCCGAGACCAGAATGAGCTGCTGGAATTCAGGGTGCTGGAACTGGAA gagagagagcGCAGATCTCCTGCCCTCAATCTCCACATGTCTGCGTTTCCTGAGAATAGCAGCAGTGCCCTGCAGATCTACTGCCGCCAGGAGGGCGTGAAG GATGTCATCATCCCTGAGCTGATGAAGAAACTGGATATCCTTGGGGACAATGGA aATCTCAGAAACGAGGAGCAGGTGGCTGTGATCCAGGCGGGAACAGTGATATCTCTGTGTGAGAAG TGGTTGAAGCAAATAGATAACACAGAGGCAGCACTCACACAGAAGATGATTGATCTGGAAAAtgacaag GAGATGTTCAGTAAGCAAAAGGGATTTCTAGAGGAGGAGTTGGACTACAGGAAACAGGGCTTGGACCAGGCCTACATG AGGATCGAGGAGCTGGAGGCCACGCTGTATAGCGctctgcagcaggagcagccGGCATGTCGAGCCGTGGCTGAGTCGCTGACAGAAAGGCAGAGGGAGGAGCTGAGGCTCGCCGTGGACAAGCTGCGGCGTCAGATTCTCCGGCAGAGCCGGCAGTATGACAGTCAGATCTTACAGGAGCGCATGGAGCTCCTACAGCAGGCCCAGCAG AGAATTAGAGAGCTGGAGGACAGGATTGACTTtcaaaagagacaaataaaagaTATAGAGGAAAAG tttttgttcctctttttgtttttctctttagcATTTATTCTTTGGCCTTAA
- the jakmip1 gene encoding janus kinase and microtubule-interacting protein 1 isoform X7, with protein sequence MSSTTPPVAPPLKNLKKGRKPEKSEVMAESVPATNEELRGKIMDVQIELHQERSKLCKLRERLQEQRQARELEQHKHAVALTDLRAKLHEEKLREIGSARESLARQHEVELARAIKIRDTEVQRLQGLVNALRDGAADKLKNALLLEAREEARRAFDGERIKLQQEIQEQKTARKQAEEALANALQADKAKAADLRTAYQQHQDEVHRIKRDCEKDIRRVMDELKAKDRVVCALERELGARAGYAKKLQLQKEALDEQLGQVREAERHNHGSPKREVVPGLGDNNEQLNNQESEERDMRRFQLKIAELHSVIRKLEDRNALLADERNELLKRVREAESQMKPIFEKNKRLSKKNDDLLQTLQRMEEKLKNLSRENAEMKEKASRPPSQQQSIQPQLKRPTSLTDLSHAHEEQEVEFLKLQVAEQRGIIDELTQERERLVMSKKNRRKPLKLSKRHVVETYFGFDEESIDSETSSLTSYNTDLTDRTPATPEEDLEESISREESELRFRQLTREYQALQRAYALLQEQTGGSLDAEREARTREQLQSELSSCQAKIVDLEKALAERGQDSKWVEEKQFLLRTNQELHEKMWELQQAESRLQAEVQDARDQNELLEFRVLELEVRDCTNIKLSPGGDNNNVGSRRKTYIQ encoded by the exons ATGTCATCAACCACACCTCCTGTGGCCCCACCCCTTAAGAACCTTAAGAAGGGACGGAAGCCGGAGAAGTCGGAGGTGATGGCCGAGTCGGTGCCAGCCACCAATGAGGAGCTGAGGGGCAAAATCATGGACGTCCAAATCGAGCTGCATCAGGAGCGGAGCAAG CTGTGTAAGCTGCGTGAGCGGCTCCAGGAGCAGCGACAGGCTCGGGAGCTGGAGCAGCACAAACATGCCGTGGCACTCACCGACTTGCGCGCCAAACTCCACGAAGAAAAGCTACGAGAGATAGGGTCAGCGCGCGAGTCCCTGGCACGGCAGCACGAAGTTGAGCTGGCACGGGCCATCAAGATCCGAGATACAGAGGTGCAGAGACTTCAGGGGCTTGTGAACGCCCTGCGAGACGGAGCCGCCGATAAGCTCAAAAACGCTCTTCTCCTGGAAGCTCGGGAGGAGGCCAGGAGGGCGTTTGATGGGGAGAGGATTAAGCTACAGCAGGAG ATCCAGGAACAGAAGACGGCCAGGAAGCAGGCTGAGGAGGCACTGGCAAATGCTCTGCAGGCTGATAAAGCCAAAGCTGCAGATCTGCGCACAGCCTACCAACAGCACCAGGATGAGGTGCATCGCATCAAACGGGACTGTGAGAAAGACATCCGCCGAGTG ATGGATGAGTTGAAGGCGAAGGACCGCGTTGTGTGCGCTCTGGAGAGAGAGCTGGGCGCGCGGGCCGGCTACGCCAAGAAGCTTCAGCTCCAGAAGGAAGCTTTGGATGAGCAGCTGGGCCAGGTACGAGAGGCTGAGAGACACAACCACGGCAGCCCAAAGAGAGAGGTTGTACCTGGGTTAGGGGACAACAATGAGCAGCTCAACAACCAG GAGTCTGAGGAACGTGACATGAGACGGTTCCAGCTGAAGATCGCAGAGCTTCACTCAGTTATCAGGAAGCTGGAGGACAGAAATGCCCTGCTGGCTGATGAGAGGAATGAACTA TTGAAGAGAGTTCGAGAGGCAGAGAGTCAGATGAAGCCGATATTTGAGAAGAACAAGCGGCTGTCGAAGAAGAATGACGACCTTTTGCAGACGCTGCAGCGCATGGAGGAGAAACTGAAGAACCTGAGCCGTGAGAACGCTGAGATG AAGGAAAAAGCCTCTCGGCCGCCCTCACAACAACAGTCCATTCAGCCTCAGCTGAAGCGGCCGACCTCGCTGACGGACTTAAGTCATGCCCATGAAGAACAAGAGGTGGAATTTCTAAAGCTGCAGGTTGCTGAGCAACGTGGCATCATTGACGAGCTCACGCAG gaacgTGAGCGTTTGGTGATGAGCAAAAAGAACCGGAGGAAACCTCTGAAGCTGTCAAAA agGCATGTTGTGGAGACATATTTTGGATTTGATGAGGAGTCCATAGACTCTGAAACCTCGTCTCTCACTTCCTACAACACTGACCTCACTGACCGCACGCCTGCCACACCAGAGGAAGACTTGGaagag AGCATTTCCCGTGAGGAGTCGGAGCTTCGTTTCCGTCAGCTCACCAGAGAATACCAGGCCCTTCAGCGTGCCTACGCCCTGCTGCAGGAGCAGACTGGAGGCTCTCTGGATGCCGAGAGGGAGGCCAGG ACGCGTGAGCAGCTGCAGTCGGAGCTGAGCAGCTGCCAGGCAAAGATCGTTGACTTGGAGAAGGCTTTGGCAGAGCGGGGACAG GACTCAAAGTGGGTGGAGGAGAAGCAGTTCTTGCTCCGAACGAACCAGGAACTTCATGAGAAG atgtggGAATTGCAGCAGGCGGAGTCACGGCTACAGGCCGAGGTTCAGGATGCCCGAGACCAGAATGAGCTGCTGGAATTCAGGGTGCTGGAACTGGAAGTAAGAGACTGTACCAACATCAAACTGTCACCAGGAGGCGACAACAACAATGTCGGCTCCAGACGAAAGACCTACATACAGTGA